From Streptomyces sp. HUAS MG91, the proteins below share one genomic window:
- a CDS encoding VOC family protein has translation MAPVRSAFPEGAPCWADVQLPDVEAGKRFYGDLFGWTFDEGAGAERGYYTAAYSEDRAVAALAPLFGAAGPAWTVHFAVRDAYATAARVTRSGGRVVSGPLSVGTAATMALVTDRDGGVFGLWQAGSDPGFEVTGEPAAFCWTELPTRDTARADLFYETVFSYAAGDAGPEEPGAGPGSAGGLRLWAPAGTLPSPATAVAGRRSTLHTPLTGGFLVHFGTAELEATTADALRLGGEIRVAAHPTGAGRVTVLADDQGALFAVREV, from the coding sequence ATGGCCCCCGTACGCAGCGCGTTCCCGGAAGGCGCCCCGTGCTGGGCCGACGTCCAGCTGCCGGACGTCGAGGCGGGCAAACGGTTCTACGGGGATCTCTTCGGGTGGACCTTCGACGAGGGCGCCGGGGCCGAGCGGGGCTACTACACGGCGGCGTACAGCGAGGACCGCGCCGTCGCCGCCCTCGCCCCCCTGTTCGGCGCCGCGGGACCGGCCTGGACCGTGCATTTCGCGGTCCGTGACGCCTACGCCACCGCCGCCCGGGTCACCCGCTCCGGCGGCCGGGTGGTCAGCGGCCCGCTCTCCGTGGGCACGGCCGCCACCATGGCGCTGGTCACCGACCGTGACGGCGGCGTCTTCGGGCTGTGGCAGGCGGGCAGCGACCCCGGCTTCGAGGTGACGGGGGAGCCGGCCGCCTTCTGCTGGACGGAACTGCCGACGCGGGACACGGCACGGGCCGACCTCTTCTACGAGACCGTCTTCTCTTACGCGGCCGGGGACGCCGGGCCCGAGGAGCCCGGAGCCGGGCCCGGGAGCGCCGGCGGGCTGCGGTTATGGGCGCCCGCCGGGACCCTCCCCTCCCCGGCCACCGCGGTCGCCGGCCGCCGCTCCACCCTCCACACGCCGCTGACCGGCGGTTTTCTCGTGCATTTCGGCACCGCCGAGCTGGAGGCCACCACCGCCGACGCCCTCCGGCTCGGTGGCGAGATACGGGTCGCGGCGCACCCGACCGGGGCCGGCCGGGTGACCGTGCTCGCCGACGACCAGGGCGCCCTGTTCGCCGTACGGGAGGTGTGA
- a CDS encoding nitroreductase family deazaflavin-dependent oxidoreductase, with protein MAPPGLRLVQKVSSTRTFARLAPHVIPAMDRAVHRLTKGKVLVSAQMLPGVILTARGARSGLERRTPLACMPEEGTGTWLLIGSNFGRPGHPAWTGNLLAHPDAEINWRGKDIPVTARLLNSAERDEAWAAALKFWPPYAAYQARVDREIRLFRLERRRP; from the coding sequence ATGGCGCCGCCGGGGCTGCGCCTCGTGCAGAAGGTGTCGTCGACCAGGACGTTCGCCCGGCTCGCGCCGCACGTCATCCCGGCCATGGACCGCGCCGTCCACCGGCTGACCAAGGGGAAAGTGCTGGTCAGCGCCCAGATGCTGCCCGGGGTCATCCTCACCGCGCGCGGCGCGAGGAGCGGCCTCGAACGGCGTACACCGCTCGCCTGCATGCCCGAGGAGGGTACGGGCACCTGGCTGCTGATCGGGTCGAACTTCGGGCGTCCCGGACATCCGGCGTGGACGGGGAACCTGCTGGCCCACCCCGACGCCGAGATCAACTGGCGCGGAAAAGACATTCCGGTCACCGCGCGGCTGCTCAACTCGGCCGAGCGGGACGAGGCTTGGGCGGCGGCGCTGAAGTTCTGGCCGCCGTACGCGGCGTACCAGGCCCGGGTGGACCGGGAGATCAGGCTGTTCCGGCTGGAGCGGCGCCGGCCCTGA
- a CDS encoding TetR family transcriptional regulator yields the protein MTGQVRTVDGRVAGRRGQATRQKLLDCLGEMLSSSPYRDVKVIDVARKAGTSPATFYQYFPDVEGAVLEIAEQMAAEGAELTGLVADRSWVGKAGWATAQELVDGFLEFWRKNDAILRVVDLGAAEGDKRFYKLRMKILNSVNNSLADAVKDLQDKGKVDKDVSPAAVAGSLVAMLAAVASHQKGFQTWGVKQAELKPNLALLVHLGVTGKKPTK from the coding sequence ATGACAGGACAAGTACGTACCGTCGACGGTCGTGTGGCCGGACGGCGTGGTCAGGCAACACGTCAAAAGCTGCTCGACTGCCTCGGCGAGATGCTCAGCTCCTCGCCCTACCGGGACGTCAAAGTCATTGATGTCGCGCGAAAGGCGGGCACTTCGCCCGCGACCTTCTACCAGTACTTCCCGGACGTCGAGGGCGCCGTCCTGGAGATCGCCGAGCAAATGGCGGCCGAGGGGGCCGAGTTGACCGGCCTGGTGGCCGACCGCTCCTGGGTCGGCAAGGCCGGCTGGGCGACCGCGCAGGAACTCGTCGACGGCTTCCTGGAGTTCTGGCGCAAGAATGACGCGATCCTGCGCGTCGTCGACCTCGGCGCGGCCGAGGGCGACAAGCGATTCTACAAGCTCCGCATGAAGATCCTGAACTCGGTGAACAATTCCCTCGCCGATGCCGTCAAGGACCTCCAGGACAAGGGCAAGGTCGACAAGGACGTCAGCCCGGCGGCCGTGGCCGGCTCGCTGGTCGCGATGCTCGCGGCGGTCGCCTCGCACCAGAAGGGCTTCCAGACCTGGGGCGTCAAGCAGGCCGAACTGAAGCCGAACCTGGCGCTGTTGGTCCACTTGGGCGTGACCGGAAAGAAGCCGACGAAGTAG
- a CDS encoding acyl-CoA dehydrogenase family protein: MDATFTEEQQEIRRTLRELTTKRCTPDDVKAATRTPAGHDLALWGALGTELGLPGLALPERYGGVGATVTELALAQEELGRALTPSPLFATCGLAAPLIAALGTDAQRDALLPKIAGGRLTVALAVPGTGLATALGLVAENTGDWAGGGRAGGVQARRADGGWHLYGQAEQVLDGHSAGLLLVAAHTGGFARSRTLLFLVPQDAAGLVRTRQTSLDETRPQARIELRDVPAELLGEEEADVRGALAAAGDTAATLLAADAVGAADRALERTVQYVKEREQFGRPIGSFQAVKHRLADVYVTVQAARSAAYYAAWAAGDTGGERAGALALAQALEALRTAAAEAVQLHGGIGFTWEHDAHLYLKRAAGDELLFGPVHLLRARAAQTAGLFGPAAAVSA, encoded by the coding sequence ATGGACGCCACGTTCACCGAGGAACAGCAGGAGATCCGCCGTACCCTGCGCGAACTCACCACGAAACGCTGCACCCCGGACGACGTCAAAGCCGCCACCCGCACCCCGGCAGGCCACGACCTCGCCCTGTGGGGCGCGCTCGGCACCGAGCTGGGACTGCCGGGCCTCGCGCTGCCCGAGCGGTACGGCGGGGTCGGCGCCACCGTCACCGAACTCGCCCTCGCGCAGGAGGAGTTGGGGCGGGCCCTGACCCCCTCCCCGCTCTTCGCGACCTGCGGTCTTGCCGCCCCGCTGATCGCCGCCCTCGGCACCGACGCCCAGCGGGACGCACTGCTCCCGAAGATCGCCGGCGGCCGCCTCACCGTCGCCCTCGCCGTCCCCGGCACCGGCCTGGCCACGGCCCTCGGCCTGGTCGCGGAGAACACCGGCGACTGGGCCGGCGGCGGGCGCGCGGGCGGGGTCCAGGCCCGCAGGGCGGACGGCGGCTGGCACCTGTACGGGCAGGCCGAGCAGGTCCTCGACGGGCACAGCGCGGGCCTCCTCCTGGTCGCCGCGCACACCGGCGGCTTCGCCCGCTCCCGGACCCTGCTGTTCCTCGTACCGCAGGACGCCGCCGGTCTCGTCCGGACCCGGCAGACCTCGCTCGACGAGACCCGGCCGCAGGCCCGGATCGAACTGCGCGACGTACCCGCCGAGTTGCTGGGTGAGGAGGAGGCCGACGTGCGGGGCGCGCTCGCCGCGGCCGGTGACACCGCCGCCACCCTGCTCGCCGCCGACGCGGTCGGCGCCGCCGACCGGGCCCTGGAGCGGACCGTCCAGTACGTCAAGGAGCGCGAGCAGTTCGGGCGGCCGATCGGGTCGTTCCAGGCGGTCAAGCACCGGCTCGCCGATGTGTACGTGACCGTGCAGGCGGCGCGCTCCGCCGCCTACTACGCGGCCTGGGCCGCGGGCGACACCGGCGGCGAGCGGGCCGGGGCCCTCGCGCTCGCCCAGGCGCTGGAGGCGCTGCGCACCGCCGCCGCCGAGGCCGTCCAGCTGCACGGCGGCATCGGCTTCACCTGGGAGCACGACGCCCACCTGTACCTGAAGCGGGCCGCGGGCGACGAGCTGCTCTTCGGGCCCGTGCACCTGCTGCGGGCCCGCGCCGCGCAGACCGCCGGCCTCTTCGGTCCGGCCGCCGCGGTGAGCGCCTGA
- a CDS encoding PQQ-binding-like beta-propeller repeat protein: MVDQLTQHDPRRIGPFEVLGRLGAGGMGLVYLARSASGRRVAIKTVRTELAEDQLFRVRFTREVEAARAVSGFYTAAVVDADPRAAVPWLATAYVPAPSLEEMVNDCGPLPAQAVRWLAAGVAEALQSIHGAGLVHRDLKPSNVLVVEDGPRVIDFGIASGVSNTRLTMTNVAVGTPAYMSPEQAKDSRSVTGASDVFSLGSTLVFAATGHAPFHGANPVETVFMLLREGPDIEGLPDELRPLIESCMQMEAGLRPSPADLQAQLAPHLFGSGSDDSGTASAWLPERSVALIESRRGSRTVVRPQASRAAAGPIPAMPPQPPPSPASTDGWRGSPAASPVPAPVGRGSDGPVHLAGAQVPIGPGPRVADARAAAVQAPPAESGLAASWSRAKPSVNGAPDPVVPAPAPPEGPAGWRPWRFRMSNDVWGTPKVAGDLVYVTSFEVHALDTATGRRRFKTRDVAWSLTVADGIIHASDGPTLWALDAREGSDLWRLQTDAWVYSVQADHGTVVTGTRGGGAQAREAVSGDPLWEITGCQTDFETAEAGPVVHESTVYVWQDARLRALEARSGEERWSYPVGDAASCGGVPVRLTPADDGCVYVAAGARVLALDIATGQLRWHFEAPAVFLSPPAFVPGPAVTGGGVYLVDHHGTVYALDAADGRDRWRIATEARPSSIDPVLVARGHVHVGSGQGLYTLDAVTGTPKWRFQAGGEIVGSPVVADGRIHFGSTDHLLYTLKADDGRLRWKLATGGEITGTPVVTDGVVYACSKDRCVYALDAEKGTGTSR, encoded by the coding sequence GTGGTGGATCAGCTGACGCAGCACGATCCGAGGCGGATCGGTCCGTTCGAGGTCCTGGGACGGCTCGGCGCGGGCGGCATGGGGCTGGTCTATCTGGCCCGCTCGGCCTCGGGCCGGCGCGTGGCGATCAAGACGGTGCGCACGGAGCTCGCCGAGGACCAGCTGTTCCGGGTCCGGTTCACGCGCGAGGTCGAGGCGGCCCGGGCGGTGTCCGGCTTCTACACGGCCGCCGTCGTCGACGCCGACCCGCGCGCGGCCGTGCCGTGGCTCGCCACCGCGTACGTCCCCGCGCCCTCGCTCGAAGAGATGGTGAACGACTGCGGGCCGCTGCCGGCCCAGGCGGTGCGCTGGCTGGCGGCCGGGGTCGCCGAGGCGCTCCAGTCCATCCACGGCGCGGGCCTGGTCCACCGCGACCTCAAGCCGTCGAACGTCCTCGTCGTCGAGGACGGCCCGCGCGTGATCGACTTCGGCATCGCGTCCGGCGTCTCCAACACCCGCCTGACCATGACGAACGTGGCGGTGGGCACGCCCGCCTACATGTCGCCCGAGCAGGCGAAGGACTCCCGCAGCGTCACCGGCGCCAGCGATGTCTTCTCGCTCGGCTCCACGCTGGTCTTCGCGGCGACCGGCCACGCGCCGTTCCACGGGGCGAACCCGGTGGAGACCGTCTTCATGCTGCTGCGCGAGGGCCCCGACATCGAGGGGCTGCCCGACGAGCTGCGCCCGCTGATCGAGTCCTGCATGCAGATGGAGGCGGGCCTGCGCCCGTCCCCGGCCGACCTCCAGGCCCAGCTCGCCCCGCACCTCTTCGGCTCCGGCAGCGACGACAGCGGCACCGCGTCCGCCTGGCTGCCCGAGCGGTCCGTCGCGCTGATCGAGTCGCGCCGCGGCAGCCGCACCGTGGTCCGCCCCCAGGCGTCCCGCGCCGCGGCGGGCCCGATCCCCGCGATGCCGCCGCAGCCGCCCCCGTCCCCCGCCTCGACCGACGGCTGGCGCGGCTCACCCGCCGCGTCGCCGGTCCCCGCGCCGGTCGGCCGCGGCTCCGACGGGCCGGTCCACCTGGCCGGGGCGCAGGTGCCGATCGGGCCCGGGCCCCGGGTCGCCGACGCCCGCGCCGCCGCCGTGCAGGCGCCGCCCGCCGAGTCCGGGCTCGCCGCCTCCTGGTCCCGGGCGAAGCCGTCCGTGAACGGCGCGCCCGACCCCGTCGTGCCCGCGCCCGCCCCGCCGGAGGGCCCGGCCGGCTGGCGCCCGTGGCGGTTCCGCATGTCGAACGACGTGTGGGGCACCCCCAAGGTCGCCGGCGATCTCGTCTACGTCACCTCCTTCGAGGTGCACGCCCTCGACACGGCCACCGGCCGGCGCCGCTTCAAGACCCGCGACGTCGCCTGGTCGCTGACCGTCGCCGACGGCATCATCCACGCCTCCGACGGGCCGACCCTGTGGGCGCTCGACGCCCGCGAGGGCTCCGACCTGTGGCGGCTCCAGACGGACGCCTGGGTCTACTCCGTCCAGGCCGATCACGGCACCGTCGTCACCGGCACCCGCGGCGGCGGCGCCCAGGCCCGCGAGGCCGTCAGCGGCGACCCGCTGTGGGAGATCACCGGCTGCCAGACCGACTTCGAGACGGCCGAGGCGGGCCCCGTCGTCCACGAGAGCACCGTCTACGTGTGGCAGGACGCGCGGCTGCGCGCCCTGGAGGCCAGGAGCGGCGAGGAGCGCTGGTCGTACCCGGTCGGCGACGCCGCCTCCTGCGGCGGGGTGCCGGTCCGGCTGACCCCCGCCGACGACGGCTGCGTGTACGTCGCCGCCGGCGCCCGGGTGCTCGCCCTCGACATCGCCACCGGTCAGCTGCGCTGGCACTTCGAGGCACCGGCCGTCTTCCTGAGCCCGCCCGCGTTCGTGCCCGGGCCCGCGGTCACCGGCGGCGGGGTCTACCTCGTCGACCACCACGGCACGGTGTACGCGCTCGACGCCGCCGACGGCCGCGACCGCTGGCGCATCGCGACCGAGGCCCGGCCCTCGTCGATCGACCCGGTCCTCGTCGCCCGCGGCCACGTCCACGTCGGCAGCGGGCAGGGGCTCTACACGCTGGACGCGGTGACCGGCACGCCGAAGTGGCGGTTCCAGGCAGGCGGCGAGATCGTCGGCTCCCCGGTCGTCGCCGACGGCCGGATCCACTTCGGCTCGACCGACCACCTCCTCTACACGCTCAAGGCGGACGACGGCCGGCTGCGCTGGAAGCTGGCGACCGGCGGCGAGATCACCGGCACGCCCGTCGTCACCGACGGCGTCGTCTACGCGTGCAGCAAGGACCGCTGCGTGTACGCGCTGGACGCGGAGAAGGGGACCGGGACCAGTCGATAG